The Selenomonas sp. AB3002 genome contains a region encoding:
- a CDS encoding DNA topoisomerase 3: protein MRLYIAEKPSMGREIAKCLPGPVERRDGYLVTKGGVVTWLFGHILRQAEPEEYDERYKRWRAEDLPIIPGKWQLYVAKDCEKQFAIVKGLIEKADEIVHGGDPDREGQLLVDEVLDYLGNKKPVRRILLNALDEKSIKEANADLRDNKDFFNLKQSALARARADWLIGMNLSRAYTLAARRAGHDKLVLPIGRVKTPTLSLVVRREREIENFKPVDYYTIRGVFQHENGSFTAQWKPEDTQAGLDSENRLVDKAVAEAKLREFGEEPLEGVISSYQKTKKQEPQPLPFSLSTLQVLAGKRYGYAPQLVLDTAQKLYEKKLTTYPRSDCEYLPTNQRKDAATILGNLAVAGDEQLASWVPGANLKIESRAWNDKKISAHHAIIPTTVKANVLQMTEEERNLYHLIARGYMAQFYPVHQYDQTKVEVTYHEELFTASGRTERDLGWKVMYQAQVRGKARDEDEPEKEEDESAKTLPAMKKKDGVTWQKGEMKTSTTKPPVRFTPSTLLAGMKEIHKYVKNQEAKKQLKDVYGIGTEATRATIIDDLIKRKFMKPTGKKKYLVPTPAAYILVDALPDEMTYPDSTAIWEDRLHSMAEGEGTLSEFLAGQIEFTKQLCAKAGHVKMEVTGDNVCPRCGQGVLQQRKGKNGLFWGCSNYPKCRLTCNDKEGQPDMEDAKSRAAGRSFVGSAAAGQARGAAAPMNPAGYGSYSSRRGGAPSAADMAEIDALLAGGELYGAPPARNSWGGFQDKPRYSASPMEQSKKAGTLDKGADKDKYLCPRCREGHLHLHRGKNGPFWGCSNYPRCTATFDDDKGAPLLN from the coding sequence TTGCGTCTATATATTGCCGAGAAGCCCAGCATGGGCCGGGAAATCGCCAAATGCCTGCCGGGGCCCGTGGAGCGGAGAGACGGGTATCTGGTGACCAAAGGCGGGGTAGTGACCTGGCTCTTTGGCCATATCCTCAGGCAGGCGGAGCCGGAGGAATACGATGAGCGTTACAAGCGCTGGCGGGCCGAAGACCTGCCCATTATCCCCGGGAAGTGGCAGCTCTATGTGGCCAAGGACTGCGAGAAGCAGTTTGCCATTGTGAAGGGCCTCATCGAAAAGGCAGACGAGATTGTCCACGGCGGCGACCCTGACCGTGAGGGGCAGCTATTGGTGGACGAGGTGCTTGATTATCTGGGGAACAAGAAGCCTGTGCGGAGAATCCTGCTGAACGCCCTGGACGAAAAGAGCATCAAAGAAGCTAACGCAGACCTCAGGGACAACAAGGATTTCTTCAATCTGAAGCAATCGGCGCTGGCTCGTGCCAGAGCTGACTGGCTCATTGGTATGAACCTTTCCCGGGCTTACACACTGGCGGCCCGCAGGGCAGGTCATGACAAGCTGGTGCTGCCCATCGGCCGGGTGAAGACCCCGACCCTTTCCCTGGTGGTGCGCCGTGAGCGGGAGATAGAGAATTTCAAGCCGGTGGACTATTATACTATCCGGGGCGTTTTCCAGCATGAGAATGGCAGCTTCACTGCCCAGTGGAAGCCGGAGGATACCCAGGCGGGACTGGATAGCGAGAACCGGCTGGTGGACAAGGCCGTGGCAGAGGCGAAGCTCAGGGAGTTCGGTGAGGAGCCTTTGGAGGGCGTCATCAGCAGCTACCAGAAGACCAAGAAGCAGGAGCCGCAGCCCCTGCCCTTTTCCCTCTCTACGCTGCAGGTGCTGGCGGGCAAGCGCTACGGCTATGCGCCCCAGTTGGTGCTGGATACGGCCCAGAAGCTCTATGAGAAGAAGCTCACCACCTATCCCCGTTCTGACTGTGAGTATCTGCCCACCAACCAGAGGAAGGATGCGGCAACTATCCTGGGCAATCTGGCGGTGGCAGGGGATGAGCAGCTGGCCAGCTGGGTGCCCGGGGCTAATCTGAAGATAGAGAGCCGGGCCTGGAATGACAAGAAGATTTCTGCCCACCACGCCATCATTCCCACCACGGTGAAGGCCAATGTCCTGCAGATGACGGAGGAGGAAAGGAATCTCTACCACCTCATAGCCCGGGGCTATATGGCCCAGTTCTACCCCGTCCACCAGTACGACCAGACCAAGGTGGAGGTCACCTATCATGAGGAGCTCTTCACTGCCAGCGGCCGCACGGAGCGGGATTTGGGCTGGAAGGTCATGTATCAGGCTCAGGTGCGGGGCAAGGCCAGGGACGAAGATGAGCCGGAGAAGGAAGAGGACGAAAGCGCCAAGACACTGCCGGCCATGAAGAAAAAGGACGGCGTTACCTGGCAGAAGGGGGAAATGAAGACCAGCACCACCAAGCCTCCCGTGCGCTTCACTCCCTCCACCCTTTTGGCGGGCATGAAGGAAATCCACAAGTATGTGAAGAACCAGGAAGCCAAGAAGCAGTTGAAGGACGTGTACGGCATCGGCACCGAGGCTACCCGCGCTACTATCATAGACGACCTCATCAAAAGGAAGTTCATGAAGCCCACGGGCAAGAAGAAATATCTGGTGCCCACTCCTGCCGCCTATATCCTGGTAGATGCCCTGCCTGATGAGATGACCTATCCTGATTCCACGGCTATCTGGGAGGACAGGCTCCATTCCATGGCAGAGGGGGAGGGAACCCTTTCCGAGTTCCTGGCGGGACAGATTGAGTTCACGAAGCAGCTCTGCGCCAAGGCGGGCCATGTGAAGATGGAGGTCACGGGGGATAATGTCTGCCCCCGTTGCGGCCAGGGTGTCCTGCAGCAGCGCAAGGGCAAGAACGGCCTTTTCTGGGGCTGCTCCAACTATCCCAAGTGCCGCCTGACCTGCAATGACAAGGAGGGCCAGCCGGATATGGAGGATGCCAAAAGCCGGGCAGCAGGGCGCTCCTTCGTGGGCAGTGCTGCCGCCGGCCAGGCAAGGGGAGCTGCCGCTCCCATGAATCCTGCCGGCTATGGCAGTTACTCCAGCCGCAGGGGCGGTGCCCCCTCAGCTGCGGATATGGCAGAGATTGATGCCCTGCTGGCAGGAGGGGAGCTCTACGGTGCGCCGCCTGCCAGGAACAGTTGGGGCGGCTTTCAGGACAAACCGCGCTATTCCGCCAGCCCTATGGAGCAGAGCAAGAAGGCGGGGACCCTGGATAAGGGGGCGGACAAGGACAAGTACCTTTGCCCCCGCTGCCGTGAGGGTCATCTGCACCTGCACAGGGGGAAGAACGGGCCCTTCTGGGGATGTTCCAATTACCCCAGGTGTACAGCTACTTTCGACGATGACAAGGGAGCGCCCTTGCTTAATTGA
- a CDS encoding sugar ABC transporter substrate-binding protein, with product MVKKKALGAVAGAVIAAMALAGCGGSSGGGSGTVIYANYKDGDGFTDTLRDEFKAQAGSTGWQVEYLDGKNDGNFQIDQLNEALEQKPSAIVLLPADSASIVPTVQKANEMGIPIVCVNRFPEGGEYLKSYSDDLEAGRMQGEFMAKALPQGAKVVYLKGASGNAAAEGRWEGFKKYCLDQRSDVKLLAFADAQWSTAVAMKDMSLWLDMFPQIDAVICGNDGMAMGAIAALKGAGRLQGCLVSGVDASDDALKAIKAGEMAQTVKQDAAGQAKGVFTLVQQAMQGQKPENVLVPFTAITRENVSQFAK from the coding sequence ATGGTAAAGAAAAAAGCGTTGGGGGCTGTGGCAGGAGCTGTGATAGCTGCTATGGCCCTGGCAGGTTGCGGCGGTTCCTCCGGGGGCGGCAGCGGTACGGTAATCTATGCCAACTACAAAGATGGGGACGGTTTCACGGATACCCTCCGGGATGAATTCAAGGCCCAGGCAGGCAGCACCGGCTGGCAGGTGGAGTATCTGGATGGCAAGAATGACGGCAATTTCCAGATCGATCAGCTGAATGAGGCTCTGGAGCAGAAGCCTTCAGCCATAGTCCTCTTGCCGGCTGACAGCGCCTCTATCGTGCCCACGGTGCAGAAGGCCAATGAAATGGGCATTCCCATTGTCTGCGTGAATCGCTTCCCGGAGGGGGGCGAATACCTGAAGTCCTACTCTGATGACCTGGAAGCAGGCAGGATGCAGGGGGAGTTCATGGCGAAAGCATTGCCCCAGGGAGCCAAAGTGGTGTATCTGAAAGGGGCCAGCGGCAATGCAGCCGCCGAGGGCCGCTGGGAAGGCTTCAAGAAATACTGCCTGGATCAGCGTTCCGATGTGAAGCTGCTGGCCTTTGCCGATGCCCAGTGGAGCACTGCCGTAGCTATGAAGGATATGTCCCTGTGGCTTGATATGTTCCCCCAGATTGACGCAGTCATCTGCGGCAATGACGGCATGGCCATGGGAGCCATCGCTGCCCTGAAGGGAGCAGGCCGCCTCCAGGGGTGCCTGGTTTCCGGGGTGGATGCCTCGGATGATGCCTTGAAAGCTATCAAGGCTGGGGAGATGGCACAGACTGTGAAGCAGGATGCAGCAGGACAGGCCAAGGGGGTCTTCACTCTGGTACAGCAAGCTATGCAGGGGCAGAAGCCTGAAAACGTGCTGGTGCCCTTTACGGCCATCACCAGGGAGAATGTCTCCCAGTTTGCTAAATAA
- a CDS encoding LysR family transcriptional regulator: MEIKDMRAFYAIVEEGNISHAAQRLDIAQPALSRQMKRLETSLGVQLFERGSRRIRLTDAGKVMYARVEHILGIVDGAVREITEMGSGVAGAVRLGTITTSGAMLVPELLAEFHRRYPQVTYQIWEAEGARILELLDNRVIEIGITRTQVDAKVYESIVLPNEPLVVIMNREQEIGEKAHEVQLSELKDVPLLVPLRWQSVFTANCKKQGFTPNIVCVSDSIVQDLLLTKMGMGMALLPVSSKTLLTDGNLIYKKLVEPEMSTHTVIAWLKNRTLSTSSAHLIRLFREMYLGERTASSQY; encoded by the coding sequence ATGGAAATAAAGGACATGCGGGCCTTCTATGCCATTGTAGAGGAAGGAAATATCAGTCACGCTGCCCAGCGGCTGGATATTGCCCAGCCTGCGCTTTCCAGGCAGATGAAGCGGCTGGAGACCTCTTTGGGAGTGCAGCTCTTTGAGCGTGGCAGCCGCCGCATACGCCTGACGGATGCAGGCAAGGTCATGTATGCCCGGGTGGAGCATATCCTGGGCATTGTGGACGGAGCTGTGCGGGAAATCACGGAGATGGGCTCCGGGGTGGCAGGGGCAGTGCGCTTGGGCACCATCACCACCTCCGGGGCCATGCTGGTGCCGGAGCTCCTGGCTGAGTTCCACCGCCGTTATCCCCAGGTTACCTATCAGATTTGGGAGGCAGAGGGAGCCCGCATCCTGGAACTTTTGGACAACCGGGTCATCGAGATCGGCATTACCCGCACCCAGGTTGACGCCAAGGTCTATGAATCCATCGTGCTGCCCAATGAGCCTCTGGTGGTCATCATGAACCGGGAGCAGGAGATTGGGGAAAAGGCACATGAAGTGCAGCTGTCAGAATTGAAGGATGTGCCCCTGCTGGTGCCCCTGCGCTGGCAGTCTGTCTTTACGGCCAACTGCAAGAAGCAGGGCTTTACGCCCAACATCGTCTGCGTCAGCGACAGCATAGTGCAGGACCTGCTCCTGACGAAAATGGGCATGGGCATGGCGCTCCTGCCCGTGTCTTCCAAGACGCTTCTGACGGACGGCAATCTCATCTACAAAAAACTGGTGGAGCCTGAGATGAGCACCCATACGGTGATTGCCTGGCTCAAGAACCGCACTCTTTCCACTTCCAGCGCGCATCTTATCCGCCTCTTCCGGGAGATGTATCTGGGGGAGCGGACTGCGTCCAGCCAGTATTAA
- a CDS encoding DEAD/DEAH box helicase, which yields MNEVKDFAQLGVDEPLCEALAKQDITKPTAIQMEILPKALEGQSLLGEAPTGTGKTLAYLLPTLMQLDAEAKEVQAVILAPTYELAMQITNTARDLSQQAELGIRVQGLIGGANIARQIDKLKEKPQLIIGSAGRLLELARRKKLQLNKAKVLVLDEFDRMLDDQNLQNTADVVRLMPPREEMQILLFSATTSRKALERASFLGNPEHIVVEDTAVKSGFRDDYYRITPFREKIEVLRKLTRRLNITRGLVFINKRFDVEKTLSHLRYEGLSVESLISAGGKQERQHAVSAFSKGKVRLLLATDVAARGLDIPGIDYVVNLDVPENAQAYLHRAGRTARAGAHGTVITLADIKEAYKLELLEKQLKIALKPLEPGGKALPKGAPQKGRAAGHRAPARGRKQGKAAEEKKPSARKHS from the coding sequence ATGAATGAGGTAAAGGATTTTGCACAGTTGGGCGTAGACGAACCCCTTTGCGAAGCCCTTGCAAAACAGGATATAACCAAGCCTACGGCTATTCAGATGGAAATCTTGCCCAAGGCCCTGGAGGGGCAGAGCCTTTTGGGGGAGGCCCCCACGGGGACAGGCAAGACTTTGGCTTACCTCCTGCCCACTCTTATGCAGCTGGATGCAGAAGCCAAAGAGGTGCAGGCAGTGATTCTTGCCCCTACCTATGAGCTTGCCATGCAGATAACCAATACTGCCCGGGACCTCAGCCAGCAGGCGGAATTGGGAATCAGGGTGCAGGGCCTTATTGGCGGGGCCAATATTGCCCGCCAGATTGACAAGCTGAAGGAGAAGCCCCAGCTGATCATTGGCTCGGCAGGGCGGCTGCTGGAACTGGCCCGCCGCAAGAAATTGCAGCTGAACAAGGCCAAGGTGCTGGTGCTGGACGAGTTTGACAGGATGCTGGATGACCAGAACCTGCAGAACACCGCCGATGTGGTGCGGCTCATGCCGCCCCGGGAGGAAATGCAGATCCTGCTTTTCTCAGCCACTACTTCCCGCAAGGCCTTGGAGCGGGCTTCTTTCCTGGGTAATCCCGAGCATATAGTGGTAGAGGACACGGCGGTCAAAAGCGGCTTCCGGGATGACTATTACCGCATCACTCCTTTCCGGGAGAAGATTGAAGTCCTGCGGAAGCTCACCCGCCGCCTGAATATCACCCGGGGGCTGGTCTTTATCAACAAGAGATTCGATGTGGAAAAGACCCTTTCCCATCTGCGCTATGAGGGGCTTTCCGTGGAATCCCTGATCAGCGCCGGGGGCAAGCAGGAGCGGCAGCATGCAGTCTCCGCCTTCAGCAAGGGCAAGGTGCGGCTCTTGCTGGCCACGGATGTGGCGGCCCGGGGTCTGGATATTCCCGGCATTGACTATGTGGTGAACCTGGATGTGCCGGAAAATGCCCAGGCCTATCTGCACAGGGCTGGGCGCACTGCCCGGGCAGGCGCTCACGGCACGGTCATCACTCTGGCAGATATCAAGGAAGCCTATAAGCTGGAACTCCTGGAGAAGCAGCTCAAGATTGCCTTGAAGCCCCTGGAGCCGGGAGGCAAGGCCCTGCCCAAGGGGGCACCCCAAAAGGGACGGGCTGCAGGCCACCGTGCTCCTGCCAGAGGCAGGAAGCAGGGCAAGGCAGCAGAGGAGAAGAAGCCTTCTGCCCGTAAACATAGCTGA
- a CDS encoding methyl-accepting chemotaxis protein gives MLENLSVRIKILLLTTVMLFIIVIIAGVGIYYNGQSKQAVDDLYSSNLMTTQYLNDANNQLRTLDADVAYLLLKNYSPEEKKILVGDMEGALAAIEGDIAKVKEIDDSERAQQAIGQLEKALAEVKGKVKSTESLSNSPEDRIKTFEALGSVGSISGHMSVLTPDNVFQGKLLFAANNEAYDRSIKIFLVIIVLGLALGTGIALYIAKDIVSPLKRTVGELNNVADGDLTQEIPETLTRRQDEIGQVVQAVSRMQAALRTVLKDVKQESESNAEMVEEIQQLIASLNDSAQDMSAVTEEMAAGMEETAASTVNMQTLSDQLKAAIEANSAEARKSQKYTEEIDKRAGKLQESTAKSIAAAEKLYADSKNSLEDAIESSKVVGKIEELTGDISEIAEQTNLLALNAAIESARAGEAGRGFAVVADEVRKLAEQSTRTADTIKGLTSQVTLAVENLSKGAFDILNFIDGTVHVDYDAMGKTAERYKQDAAYLNDFTRQSAESADRLNADIETMGNAMDEIAKAAHEGAMGNTRIAEKVTDMAGNANTIMERVTASLEGTQKLLKQVARFKL, from the coding sequence ATGCTTGAGAATTTATCAGTCAGAATAAAGATCCTGCTCCTGACTACAGTGATGCTCTTCATCATCGTCATCATAGCAGGGGTTGGCATCTACTACAACGGCCAGTCCAAGCAGGCAGTGGATGACCTCTACAGCTCCAACCTCATGACTACCCAGTACCTCAATGATGCCAATAATCAGCTTCGGACCCTGGATGCCGATGTTGCTTATCTGCTCCTGAAGAATTATTCCCCGGAGGAAAAGAAGATCCTGGTGGGGGATATGGAAGGGGCTTTGGCCGCCATCGAGGGGGATATTGCCAAGGTCAAGGAGATAGACGACAGCGAGAGAGCTCAGCAGGCCATCGGCCAGCTGGAAAAAGCTCTGGCAGAGGTGAAGGGTAAAGTCAAGAGCACAGAGAGCCTTTCTAATTCACCGGAAGACCGCATCAAGACTTTTGAAGCCCTGGGCAGCGTGGGCAGCATTTCGGGACATATGAGCGTGCTGACCCCGGACAATGTGTTCCAGGGCAAGCTCCTCTTTGCCGCCAACAATGAGGCCTATGACCGCTCCATCAAGATCTTCCTGGTCATCATCGTGCTGGGGCTGGCTTTGGGCACGGGCATTGCCCTCTACATTGCCAAGGATATCGTCAGTCCCTTGAAGCGCACGGTGGGAGAGCTGAACAATGTGGCAGATGGCGACCTCACTCAGGAGATTCCCGAGACCCTCACCCGCCGCCAGGATGAGATAGGCCAGGTGGTGCAGGCAGTGTCCAGGATGCAGGCCGCCCTGCGCACCGTGCTGAAGGATGTGAAGCAGGAGTCGGAAAGCAATGCGGAAATGGTGGAGGAAATCCAGCAGCTCATAGCCAGCCTCAATGACAGCGCCCAGGATATGTCTGCTGTCACCGAGGAAATGGCCGCCGGCATGGAGGAAACAGCTGCTTCTACCGTGAATATGCAGACCCTCAGCGACCAGCTGAAAGCCGCTATTGAAGCAAACTCCGCCGAGGCCAGGAAGAGCCAGAAGTACACGGAGGAGATAGACAAGCGGGCGGGCAAGCTCCAGGAAAGCACAGCCAAGTCCATTGCGGCGGCAGAAAAGCTCTATGCTGACAGCAAGAACTCACTGGAGGACGCCATCGAATCCTCCAAGGTGGTGGGCAAGATTGAGGAGCTCACAGGGGACATCAGCGAGATTGCCGAGCAGACGAATCTCTTGGCCCTGAACGCCGCCATCGAGTCGGCCCGGGCCGGCGAGGCAGGCAGGGGCTTTGCCGTGGTGGCAGACGAGGTCAGGAAGCTGGCTGAGCAGTCCACCCGTACGGCAGATACCATCAAGGGCCTCACCAGCCAGGTGACTCTGGCGGTGGAGAATCTCTCCAAGGGGGCTTTCGACATACTGAACTTCATTGACGGCACGGTCCATGTGGACTATGATGCCATGGGCAAGACCGCTGAGCGCTACAAGCAGGATGCGGCCTACCTCAATGACTTCACCCGCCAGAGTGCAGAATCTGCCGACAGGCTCAATGCAGATATCGAGACCATGGGCAATGCCATGGACGAGATTGCCAAGGCCGCCCATGAAGGGGCCATGGGCAATACCCGCATAGCGGAGAAAGTCACGGATATGGCAGGCAATGCCAATACCATCATGGAAAGGGTCACCGCTTCTCTGGAGGGCACGCAGAAACTCCTGAAGCAGGTGGCAAGATTCAAGCTTTGA
- a CDS encoding ATP-binding protein: protein MRISTKITFLYAAILMVVLILSSVVTGLGVFFSFYHQAEVEIEMSMQHMLEDFQSGRMQNPAFWRKSPVMPGVVLRITDIAGQMVYQNDDHYPSIEIIEANEIGDPPFWADQNMRVSELKNFSIYHAKATVDYQGQIYQLHFFRTITAERNFLATLQKFLFITTLVGCILALVVGYFVSKRILSPIRNITDSAREIEVSQLGRRLEVPQTRDELAVLAETFNHMLERLERGFEQQKRFVSDASHELRTPVTVILGYSDLLSRWGREDAKVLDEGIASIRSEAENMQELIEKLLFLARADQKRQVLHKEILDMGQLLEEVMSKMKLVTKTHSVELLECCEGLVYGDKVTLRQLLRIFLENSIKYTPAGGHITASCRRLPDGRTLEIILADDGIGIAKEDQQKIFERFYRVDSSRTKGTGAGGTGLGLSIAKWIAEQHGIVISMDSALGRGTRMHLLVPLAEDSEGKKAEI, encoded by the coding sequence ATGAGGATATCTACCAAGATAACCTTCCTCTATGCTGCTATCCTCATGGTGGTGCTGATCCTCTCCAGCGTGGTGACGGGGCTGGGGGTGTTTTTCTCCTTCTACCATCAGGCTGAGGTGGAAATCGAGATGAGCATGCAGCACATGCTGGAGGATTTCCAAAGCGGCAGGATGCAGAATCCGGCCTTCTGGCGGAAGAGCCCGGTCATGCCCGGGGTGGTGCTCCGCATCACCGACATTGCGGGACAGATGGTCTACCAGAACGATGACCACTATCCGTCCATAGAGATAATCGAGGCCAATGAAATCGGCGATCCGCCCTTTTGGGCTGACCAGAACATGCGGGTGTCGGAGCTGAAGAATTTCTCCATCTACCATGCCAAGGCTACGGTGGATTATCAGGGGCAGATTTACCAGCTGCACTTTTTCCGCACCATCACGGCGGAGAGGAATTTCCTGGCCACATTGCAGAAGTTCCTCTTCATCACCACGCTGGTGGGCTGTATCCTGGCTCTGGTGGTGGGCTACTTTGTCAGCAAGAGGATACTGAGCCCCATCAGGAACATCACGGACTCTGCCCGGGAGATTGAGGTTTCCCAGCTGGGACGGAGGCTGGAGGTGCCCCAGACCAGGGATGAGCTGGCAGTGCTGGCGGAGACTTTCAACCACATGTTGGAAAGGCTGGAGCGGGGATTCGAGCAGCAGAAGCGCTTTGTGTCCGATGCCTCCCATGAGCTGAGGACACCTGTGACGGTTATCCTGGGGTATTCTGACCTCCTTTCCCGCTGGGGCCGGGAGGATGCCAAGGTGCTGGATGAGGGCATTGCCTCCATCAGGTCTGAGGCAGAAAATATGCAGGAGCTCATCGAAAAACTGCTGTTTCTGGCCCGGGCTGACCAGAAGCGTCAGGTGCTCCATAAGGAAATATTGGATATGGGGCAGCTGCTGGAAGAGGTCATGAGCAAGATGAAGCTGGTGACTAAGACCCATAGCGTGGAGCTGCTGGAATGCTGCGAGGGGCTGGTGTACGGAGACAAGGTCACCCTGCGGCAGCTGCTGCGCATCTTCCTGGAAAACAGTATCAAATACACTCCTGCCGGCGGCCATATAACGGCTTCCTGCAGGAGATTGCCGGATGGCAGGACGCTGGAGATTATCCTGGCGGACGATGGCATCGGCATCGCCAAGGAGGACCAGCAAAAAATCTTCGAGCGCTTCTACCGGGTGGACAGCTCCCGCACCAAGGGGACGGGAGCAGGCGGCACGGGGCTGGGGCTCTCCATTGCCAAGTGGATCGCGGAGCAGCACGGCATTGTCATCTCCATGGACAGTGCCCTGGGCCGGGGAACCAGGATGCATCTGCTGGTGCCTCTGGCTGAAGACAGCGAAGGAAAAAAGGCAGAAATATAG
- a CDS encoding diaminopimelate decarboxylase — MAEKNFPLSQERLEEVIKDHPTPFHLYDEKGIRENIRRLKKAFAWAPEFREHFAVKATPNPRIVQILAEEGAGTDCSSLPELLISEAAGVTGEKIMLTSNDTPADEFQKAIELGAIINLDDLSHLDYLEKNAGLPSCLSFRFNPGNLIEGNDIIGRPTEAKYGLPHDQLLEGYKRAKEKGVKRFGLHTMVISNELRSEGLIYTAELMFKLAVEIKEKLGIALEFVNLGGGIGIPYRPEEEPVNLEEVGQGIKALYEQYMIPNGLGHAAIAMESGRAMTGPSGWLVSTVLHEKKTYKDYIGLDSCMSNLMRPALYGAYHHITVVGKEKAHPDHLYDITGSLCENNDKFAIDRRLPEIAIGDRLIIHDTGAHGHAMGFNYNGKLWSAELLLREDGNIELIRRAQTIDDYFATLRYPGSLL, encoded by the coding sequence ATGGCAGAGAAGAATTTTCCCCTTTCCCAGGAAAGACTTGAAGAGGTTATCAAGGATCATCCCACGCCCTTCCATCTCTATGATGAAAAGGGCATCCGGGAAAATATCCGCCGCCTGAAGAAGGCCTTTGCCTGGGCGCCGGAATTCCGTGAGCACTTCGCCGTGAAGGCCACCCCCAATCCCCGCATCGTGCAGATCCTGGCCGAGGAAGGTGCCGGCACCGACTGCAGCAGCCTGCCGGAGCTCCTGATTTCTGAGGCCGCCGGGGTCACGGGGGAGAAGATCATGCTCACCTCCAATGACACCCCTGCCGACGAGTTCCAGAAGGCCATCGAGCTGGGGGCCATCATCAACCTGGACGACCTTTCCCATCTGGACTATCTGGAAAAGAATGCAGGCCTGCCCTCCTGCCTTTCCTTCCGCTTCAATCCCGGCAACCTCATTGAAGGCAATGACATCATCGGCCGCCCCACGGAGGCCAAATACGGCCTGCCCCACGACCAGCTGCTGGAAGGCTACAAGCGGGCCAAGGAAAAGGGCGTGAAGCGCTTCGGCCTCCACACCATGGTCATTTCCAACGAACTCAGGAGCGAGGGCCTCATCTACACAGCCGAGCTCATGTTCAAGCTGGCGGTGGAAATCAAGGAAAAGCTGGGCATTGCCCTGGAATTCGTCAATCTGGGCGGCGGCATCGGCATTCCCTACCGTCCCGAGGAAGAACCTGTCAACCTGGAAGAGGTGGGACAGGGCATCAAGGCCCTCTACGAACAGTACATGATCCCGAACGGCCTGGGCCACGCCGCCATTGCCATGGAAAGCGGCCGCGCCATGACCGGTCCCTCCGGCTGGCTGGTATCCACAGTGCTCCATGAGAAGAAGACCTACAAGGACTACATCGGCCTTGACTCCTGCATGTCCAACCTTATGCGCCCCGCACTTTATGGAGCTTACCACCATATCACAGTGGTAGGCAAAGAGAAGGCCCACCCGGACCACCTCTACGACATCACCGGCTCTCTCTGCGAGAACAATGACAAATTCGCCATCGACCGCCGCCTGCCGGAAATCGCCATTGGTGACCGCCTCATCATCCACGACACCGGCGCCCACGGCCACGCCATGGGCTTCAACTACAACGGCAAGCTCTGGAGCGCCGAGCTGCTGCTGCGTGAGGACGGCAACATAGAGCTTATCCGCCGTGCCCAGACCATTGATGACTACTTCGCTACTTTGCGCTATCCCGGCTCTCTCCTCTGA
- a CDS encoding response regulator transcription factor — MNNNNVHILIVEDELRIARFLQIEMEHEGFKVTTEENGAKAFELIKTENYDLILLDLMLPGMDGMTICQRVREFSQVPIIMLTARDDVEDKVNGLDIGADDYMTKPFAIQELFARVRNVLRKSQGNPSQNQRESYQVGELVLYPNTYEVEVGDVPVQLTRREYDLLEFLMRNKRTVLTRDQILEQVWGYDYSGDTNVVDVYIRYLRAKIDDRFGKKYIYTVRGVGYVIRD, encoded by the coding sequence ATGAACAACAATAATGTACATATTCTCATTGTGGAGGATGAGCTGCGCATTGCCAGGTTCCTGCAGATTGAGATGGAGCATGAGGGCTTCAAGGTCACCACCGAGGAAAACGGGGCAAAGGCCTTTGAGCTTATCAAGACGGAGAATTACGACCTGATTCTCCTGGACCTCATGCTGCCGGGGATGGATGGCATGACCATCTGCCAGCGGGTGCGGGAGTTCTCCCAGGTGCCCATCATCATGCTCACGGCCAGGGACGATGTGGAGGATAAGGTAAACGGCCTTGACATCGGGGCTGATGACTACATGACCAAGCCCTTTGCCATTCAGGAGCTCTTTGCCCGGGTGAGGAATGTCCTGAGAAAATCACAGGGGAATCCCAGCCAGAACCAGAGAGAGAGCTACCAGGTGGGTGAGCTGGTGCTCTATCCCAACACCTATGAGGTGGAGGTGGGAGATGTTCCTGTGCAGCTCACCCGCAGGGAGTATGACCTCCTGGAATTCCTCATGCGGAACAAGCGCACGGTGCTTACCCGCGACCAGATACTGGAGCAGGTCTGGGGTTATGACTATTCCGGCGACACCAATGTGGTGGATGTCTATATCCGCTATCTCAGGGCAAAGATCGATGACCGTTTTGGCAAGAAATACATCTACACCGTCCGGGGAGTAGGTTATGTTATCAGGGATTAG